The Geobacter sp. AOG2 genome includes a window with the following:
- a CDS encoding glycosyltransferase, whose product MTFDKNKKICVLHLIGSTGLYGAERWVLALMRASNADKVNMTLINLVDSGCAQSQVVTAAKQRGFVAFDFVTGGKFNPIVAVRLAKWIREHQINIVHGHGFKSDVIGLLSARLSGVKMITTPHGWSQEGNNKLKLYETIDRWLFKYMDIVCPLSCDLAKGISTGNKIRLIQNGVDVEEVLTAISSDKTNINCYLIGYIGQLIERKDLNTLFAAFKILYADNKNIRLMVIGDGHQKDALQARAKQLGIENQVEFLGYRQDATSLLKTFDVFVLPSLMEGIPRCIMEAMAAGIPVIVSDIPGNRDLVVLGKTGLLFAPGNSQDLAEKIEYARVHPDDAKRMAIRASDMIMSEYSSRKMALEYETIYYELMSV is encoded by the coding sequence GTGACATTTGACAAAAATAAGAAAATTTGCGTTCTCCATTTAATAGGTAGCACAGGACTGTATGGTGCAGAACGATGGGTTCTTGCGCTAATGCGGGCAAGTAATGCTGATAAGGTCAATATGACCTTAATAAATTTAGTCGATAGTGGCTGTGCGCAATCTCAGGTGGTAACTGCGGCGAAGCAAAGAGGTTTTGTTGCCTTTGATTTTGTTACAGGCGGAAAGTTTAATCCTATAGTTGCCGTTCGTCTGGCAAAGTGGATCCGGGAGCATCAAATCAATATTGTCCATGGTCATGGTTTTAAGTCCGACGTTATTGGCCTGCTTTCGGCCCGCTTATCAGGGGTTAAGATGATAACAACCCCACATGGCTGGAGTCAGGAAGGGAATAATAAACTGAAATTGTATGAAACAATCGATAGATGGCTCTTTAAGTACATGGATATTGTTTGCCCACTTTCTTGTGACCTTGCGAAGGGCATATCAACTGGTAATAAAATCAGACTCATTCAGAATGGTGTTGATGTTGAAGAGGTATTAACTGCAATTTCTTCTGATAAAACAAATATTAATTGCTACTTGATTGGTTATATAGGCCAATTAATAGAAAGGAAAGATTTGAATACGCTTTTTGCGGCGTTTAAAATATTGTACGCAGATAACAAAAACATTAGATTGATGGTGATTGGTGACGGCCATCAAAAAGACGCCTTACAAGCAAGAGCCAAACAACTTGGTATAGAAAATCAGGTGGAATTTTTGGGATATAGACAGGATGCCACTTCGCTGTTAAAAACATTCGATGTTTTTGTATTACCTTCACTTATGGAGGGAATACCGCGCTGCATTATGGAGGCGATGGCAGCCGGGATTCCCGTTATAGTGTCGGACATCCCAGGAAATCGTGATTTAGTTGTTTTGGGGAAGACGGGATTGCTTTTTGCTCCTGGTAACAGCCAAGATCTTGCAGAGAAAATTGAATATGCCAGAGTACACCCAGATGATGCCAAACGCATGGCAATTCGCGCCAGCGATATGATTATGTCAGAATATTCGAGCCGGAAAATGGCGTTGGAATATGAAACCATATACTATGAACTGATGAGCGTATAA
- a CDS encoding glycosyltransferase — translation MLKLRILIIAPSLPRYDRNSGDLRLYTILQILAEVYEVYFYACKIEYDDQQYLDKLQVIGITVFDDNMSIANVLHRYTYDVAFIEFYFIADYYLPRIRLIQPRCPIIIDTVDVHYIRKYSQSNITNNNEDIENANITKNIETKIYNKADVVITVTPDDAKLLSMDCPKLRIRIIPNIHEINCCSNNANDHSIIFIGGFTHEPNIDAILFFHKEVLPIIRKSIPGIQLKIVGSAPTKDIIALQDENIIVTGFVSSTSPYLHASKISIAPLRFGAGMKGKIGEAMAHGVPVVTTSVGAQGMGLTNRKNVIIADTPEDFAHAVEELINDAELYNTIKQNAIMHVADRYTKKAVTESIKTIIDEVKNSPSNRNLIITIIQSLLSVFKSLINSETDKRDKYIYK, via the coding sequence ATGCTAAAATTACGAATTCTAATTATAGCCCCTTCGCTACCCCGATATGATCGTAATTCCGGAGATCTCCGGCTATATACAATACTTCAGATCCTTGCTGAGGTTTATGAAGTTTATTTTTATGCATGTAAAATAGAATATGATGATCAACAGTATCTAGATAAATTACAAGTTATTGGCATTACTGTTTTTGACGATAACATGTCTATAGCAAATGTCTTGCATAGATATACATATGATGTTGCTTTTATAGAATTTTATTTTATTGCAGATTATTATTTGCCAAGAATAAGACTAATTCAACCAAGATGCCCGATAATTATTGATACAGTTGACGTTCATTATATACGTAAATATAGTCAAAGTAACATAACTAATAATAATGAAGATATTGAAAATGCAAATATAACCAAAAATATTGAAACAAAAATATATAACAAGGCTGATGTTGTTATAACTGTAACACCCGATGATGCTAAATTGTTAAGTATGGATTGTCCTAAATTAAGAATTAGAATAATACCAAATATTCACGAAATAAATTGTTGTAGTAATAATGCTAATGATCACAGTATAATTTTTATTGGTGGTTTTACGCATGAGCCTAACATTGACGCAATCCTATTTTTTCATAAAGAAGTTTTGCCAATTATCCGTAAATCCATTCCAGGTATTCAATTAAAAATAGTTGGAAGCGCTCCAACAAAAGATATAATAGCCCTTCAGGATGAAAATATTATCGTAACAGGCTTTGTCTCTTCAACTTCACCTTATTTACATGCTAGTAAAATATCAATTGCCCCGTTACGTTTTGGTGCTGGTATGAAAGGTAAAATTGGAGAAGCTATGGCACATGGTGTCCCTGTTGTAACGACATCTGTAGGTGCTCAAGGTATGGGTTTGACAAATCGGAAGAATGTAATTATTGCGGATACACCTGAAGATTTTGCACATGCTGTTGAAGAATTGATAAATGATGCTGAACTGTATAATACTATTAAGCAAAATGCAATAATGCATGTTGCTGACAGATATACAAAAAAAGCTGTAACAGAAAGTATTAAAACAATTATTGATGAGGTGAAAAACTCACCTTCAAATAGAAATTTAATCATTACAATAATTCAAAGTTTATTATCAGTATTTAAAAGTTTGATAAACAGTGAAACGGATAAACGTGACAAGTATATTTACAAATAA
- a CDS encoding TIGR03087 family PEP-CTERM/XrtA system glycosyltransferase — MKILYLSQRIPYPPNKGDKLRAFNEIKHLSKHHEISLFCLTDNYQKMGIPDELNQLCKSIDVVHLSKIQSKLQSSLAIFSDIPLTLSYFYSKKLKEMINMKLIDGQYDLIFVYCSSMAQYVDHVQHIPKLIDFVDVDSEKWNQYATYASFPMRLLYRIESYRLRKYEALIAENYQHGIFVSENEAADFKKMVCPCSTITPILNGVDCEMFTPGTEPYERNSLIFTGAMDYYANVEAVLYFVDQILPLIKNKIDNVKFYIVGSNPTKEIILLAKKDTSIIVTGYVEAVQPYMSNAAVFVAPMRIARGVQNKILEAMAMGVPVVTSSLGYEGITAKQGEDIFVEDTPELFAMRVIELVEDAELRRAVSEKSRKNVESCYNWQMNLGKLEELLIETQKAFSSH, encoded by the coding sequence ATGAAGATTCTTTATCTGTCTCAACGGATACCTTACCCACCTAATAAAGGTGATAAACTAAGAGCATTCAATGAGATCAAGCATTTATCCAAACATCATGAGATATCTCTGTTTTGTCTTACTGATAATTATCAGAAGATGGGAATTCCTGATGAACTGAACCAACTTTGTAAGTCGATTGATGTTGTACATCTTTCCAAAATTCAATCAAAACTTCAATCAAGCTTGGCTATTTTCTCCGATATTCCGCTAACCCTTTCCTATTTCTATTCTAAAAAACTCAAAGAAATGATCAATATGAAGTTGATCGATGGGCAATATGATTTAATTTTTGTCTATTGTTCCTCAATGGCCCAATATGTTGACCATGTACAGCATATTCCAAAACTTATTGATTTCGTTGATGTTGATTCCGAGAAATGGAATCAGTACGCTACCTATGCCTCATTTCCCATGAGGCTTTTATACCGCATTGAAAGTTACCGACTCAGAAAATACGAGGCCTTGATCGCAGAAAATTACCAGCATGGTATTTTTGTTTCTGAAAATGAAGCGGCGGATTTCAAGAAAATGGTATGTCCGTGTTCGACTATCACACCAATTCTGAATGGAGTAGATTGTGAGATGTTTACTCCGGGGACAGAACCATATGAGAGGAATTCACTCATATTTACTGGTGCAATGGACTATTATGCCAATGTCGAAGCAGTACTTTATTTTGTCGACCAAATATTGCCTCTCATCAAAAATAAGATTGATAATGTCAAATTTTACATTGTAGGGAGTAATCCGACCAAGGAAATAATCTTGTTGGCGAAAAAGGATACTAGTATAATAGTAACTGGCTATGTCGAAGCGGTGCAACCCTATATGAGTAATGCCGCAGTATTTGTAGCCCCTATGCGAATTGCCAGAGGGGTACAGAACAAAATACTGGAAGCCATGGCAATGGGAGTTCCCGTGGTTACGTCGTCTTTAGGTTATGAAGGAATAACTGCAAAACAGGGAGAGGATATTTTCGTTGAAGATACACCAGAGCTTTTTGCAATGCGGGTTATCGAGCTTGTGGAAGATGCCGAATTGAGGAGGGCTGTTTCTGAAAAATCTCGAAAAAATGTGGAGAGTTGTTATAATTGGCAAATGAACCTTGGAAAATTAGAGGAGTTGTTGATTGAAACACAAAAAGCTTTTTCCTCTCATTAA
- a CDS encoding DapH/DapD/GlmU-related protein: MKNVIKSIVKGIAFILVYPLYILLIISELISKNDQPFQGCSQLLSLVPGLPGNYLRQQFYRLSLAHCADDCCIEFGTRLNQRSIEIGRSVYIGTNCCVGACIIEDDVLIGSNVDIISGKKQHSFERLDVPMREQGGELEKIVIGADSWLGNSSVVMANIGKKCIVAAGSVVIKDLEDFKIAGGNPARVLKCRLADSDKLHDAT, translated from the coding sequence TTGAAGAATGTAATCAAATCAATAGTAAAGGGAATAGCCTTTATTTTGGTTTATCCACTATACATCCTTTTAATTATAAGCGAGTTGATCTCAAAGAACGATCAGCCATTTCAGGGATGTTCACAGTTGTTAAGCCTTGTTCCTGGATTGCCGGGAAACTATTTGCGACAACAGTTTTATCGGCTATCGCTGGCGCATTGTGCCGATGACTGTTGTATTGAGTTTGGTACGAGGCTCAATCAGCGTTCGATTGAAATTGGCCGAAGCGTATATATTGGCACTAACTGTTGCGTAGGCGCATGCATAATCGAAGACGATGTTCTTATTGGAAGTAACGTCGATATCATAAGCGGGAAGAAGCAACACTCGTTTGAACGGCTTGATGTTCCAATGAGAGAGCAGGGAGGCGAACTTGAGAAAATTGTTATTGGTGCAGATTCCTGGTTGGGTAACAGCTCCGTTGTTATGGCTAATATTGGTAAAAAGTGTATTGTTGCAGCAGGAAGCGTTGTGATAAAGGATCTGGAAGATTTTAAAATCGCGGGGGGAAACCCTGCAAGAGTTTTAAAATGTAGATTGGCTGATTCAGATAAGTTGCATGATGCGACCTAA
- a CDS encoding LamG-like jellyroll fold domain-containing protein, which yields MSSTSLCLMLKTYGKAYVIYLLFIVCAVATPHAAHGASSVAKWKGGKSGAISLTFDDACPSQISLGIPALNARGLNGTFFVVTDWVVSWDAWKNASNLGHEIASHTVTHHKLGELSLSQAQEELAGSKAIIEAQIPAKKCLSLSYPFGDANDQVKAMAQPLYSAARGVFCQINNEPYDMYNLGACSPDDGVNVNQQADAAEQQGGWLIFFVHSLAGGTDCYGNWQIGDLTGFLDYLGTKNLWVGTMGDVAKYIKERESAVISVVSSSDNQIVLNLSDTLDDSIYDEPLTIRTEVPSNFTSTVVSQGTNVKTIDSVIEGATRVIYYDAIPDHGTISITPSSYNMSPVATNDVYSTVMNNAINQAAPGVLNNDTFSQGTSVSVQFAGGPTHGSLTLNANGSFIYTPDWNYVGSDSFTYTIDNGTTTSNVATANITITSSAELGSVSVSPAIVTGGVSSQGTVTLNGPAPIGGGIVTLASSNTSVVTVPPSVTVPENSTGMNFVVSTSNVLTQSPVSISATYNGVTRSTIINVNAPVASFLLSVVKGGDGTGVVTSTPAGINCGATCSANFDSGTSVSLVASPDPGSVFSGWSGACSGTGACTVTSAQSVTATFTRSSAVTAGLVAAYAFNEGTGTTVADASGNGLNGTISGASWVAGKDGNALSFNGVNNLVTVPASNVLDLTTGMTLEGWVYPTNSSGKWGCVLMKETSNFYAYGLYISPANHPVVFMVINGSEHGFEVPTNLTANTWSHLAATYDGTTLSVYVNGILKGSETISATIPASSGALRIGGNSIWATEYFTGIIDNVRIFDRALTNAEIQTDVNTPVGNVSAPPALSGVSLAPGSLVGGNSSVATVTLSAPAPSEGAVVTLTSSNASVAMVPESVMVPAGSTSTTFTISTTSVTTAVTVSVSAVFEGVTKSGSLTVNPAVNLSALTLSPTSLTGGGSSQGTVTLTAAAPSGGAVVSLGADSSAASVPASVTVASGTTTATFTISTTPVASATSVTITAGYGGVNKSATVTVNPPAIVSSLAVSPTSVSGGVSALGTVTLSAAAPSGGAVVSLGADSSAASVPASVTVASGTTTATFTISTSPVAAATSVAITAGYGGVNKSATVTVNPPVLSSLAVSPTSVVGGTASQGTVTLSGAAPSGGLTVTVSDNSTAASEPASVTVVGGTTTATFTISTSPVAAATPVTITAGYGGVNKSATVTVNPPVLSSLAVSPTSVVGGTASQGTVTLSGAAP from the coding sequence ATGTCGAGCACATCCTTATGTTTGATGCTAAAAACATATGGCAAAGCATATGTAATATATTTACTCTTTATTGTTTGCGCTGTGGCAACTCCGCATGCGGCTCATGGAGCGTCGTCGGTTGCAAAGTGGAAGGGGGGGAAATCGGGTGCCATATCGCTAACTTTTGATGACGCATGTCCCTCTCAAATATCTTTGGGGATACCTGCTCTGAATGCTCGAGGGCTTAATGGAACCTTCTTTGTAGTTACGGACTGGGTTGTCTCGTGGGACGCCTGGAAAAATGCTTCAAATTTGGGGCATGAGATCGCCAGTCATACAGTCACTCATCATAAGTTGGGTGAGCTGTCTCTATCCCAGGCTCAAGAAGAACTGGCCGGGTCGAAGGCCATAATTGAAGCTCAAATTCCCGCAAAGAAATGTCTGTCTCTTTCATATCCGTTTGGAGATGCCAATGACCAAGTTAAGGCAATGGCCCAGCCTCTTTATAGTGCTGCCAGGGGGGTTTTTTGCCAAATCAACAATGAACCTTATGATATGTATAATTTGGGGGCTTGTTCTCCCGATGATGGGGTCAATGTTAATCAACAGGCTGATGCTGCTGAACAGCAGGGTGGTTGGCTGATTTTCTTTGTTCATAGTTTGGCTGGAGGGACTGATTGCTATGGCAATTGGCAAATAGGTGATTTGACCGGTTTTCTTGACTACCTTGGGACCAAAAATCTTTGGGTAGGCACTATGGGGGATGTCGCCAAATATATTAAAGAAAGAGAGTCTGCGGTAATATCGGTTGTCTCTTCTTCAGACAATCAGATCGTTTTGAATCTCTCTGATACGTTGGATGATTCAATTTACGACGAACCGCTCACCATACGTACTGAGGTGCCATCAAACTTTACTTCAACTGTTGTCTCTCAGGGAACTAACGTTAAAACGATAGATTCGGTCATTGAAGGAGCGACGAGAGTAATCTACTACGATGCCATCCCCGATCATGGGACTATCTCAATAACTCCATCCTCTTACAATATGTCTCCAGTCGCAACGAATGATGTGTATAGCACCGTTATGAATAATGCTATAAACCAGGCCGCTCCAGGGGTGCTGAATAACGATACTTTTTCTCAGGGAACATCCGTATCAGTGCAATTTGCGGGGGGGCCGACTCATGGCAGCCTCACACTTAATGCTAACGGGTCTTTCATTTACACACCTGATTGGAACTATGTCGGAAGCGATAGCTTTACATACACAATTGACAATGGAACCACAACCAGTAACGTTGCCACAGCAAACATTACAATTACATCATCCGCAGAGTTAGGTTCAGTATCAGTCAGTCCGGCTATTGTGACAGGAGGGGTATCCTCGCAGGGAACGGTAACCCTGAACGGTCCTGCTCCAATAGGCGGGGGGATAGTAACCCTGGCAAGCAGCAACACGTCAGTAGTCACCGTACCGCCAAGTGTTACTGTTCCGGAGAACAGCACTGGTATGAACTTCGTTGTTTCAACGTCTAACGTTTTAACCCAAAGTCCTGTGTCCATAAGTGCAACTTATAATGGAGTCACCCGGAGCACCATTATTAATGTCAATGCTCCCGTAGCATCTTTTTTGCTCTCAGTTGTCAAGGGGGGGGACGGAACAGGTGTTGTGACGTCGACCCCTGCGGGAATCAATTGTGGAGCCACTTGCAGCGCTAACTTTGATAGCGGCACGTCGGTCTCTTTGGTCGCCTCTCCAGACCCAGGCTCTGTTTTTTCCGGATGGAGTGGTGCTTGCTCGGGTACAGGAGCTTGTACGGTAACTTCAGCACAAAGTGTGACGGCAACCTTTACCCGCAGTAGTGCGGTAACAGCTGGGTTGGTAGCGGCTTATGCTTTCAATGAAGGAACCGGGACCACTGTTGCCGACGCGTCGGGCAACGGTCTGAACGGGACAATAAGCGGCGCCTCCTGGGTAGCGGGCAAAGACGGCAATGCTCTCTCCTTTAATGGAGTGAACAATTTGGTCACGGTCCCGGCTTCCAACGTGCTCGACCTGACAACGGGGATGACATTGGAGGGATGGGTATATCCGACCAATAGCTCCGGTAAATGGGGATGCGTCCTCATGAAAGAAACGTCGAACTTTTATGCATACGGCCTTTATATCAGTCCGGCAAATCATCCAGTTGTTTTTATGGTCATTAATGGTTCGGAACATGGATTTGAAGTACCAACCAATTTGACCGCGAATACTTGGAGTCATCTGGCTGCCACTTACGATGGTACGACGCTTAGCGTATATGTTAATGGAATATTGAAGGGTAGTGAAACTATTTCAGCGACTATTCCAGCCTCCTCCGGAGCTCTTCGGATCGGTGGTAACAGTATTTGGGCAACGGAGTATTTTACTGGCATTATTGATAATGTTCGAATATTTGATCGGGCGCTCACTAATGCCGAAATTCAAACTGATGTGAATACTCCGGTCGGGAACGTATCGGCACCACCTGCGTTGAGCGGGGTTTCACTTGCACCAGGAAGTTTGGTTGGTGGCAATTCTTCCGTGGCTACAGTGACACTAAGTGCTCCTGCACCGTCTGAGGGGGCGGTTGTTACCCTGACAAGCAGTAACGCCTCAGTGGCTATGGTTCCGGAGAGCGTCATGGTACCGGCCGGAAGTACTTCAACGACCTTTACGATATCCACCACATCCGTGACAACTGCCGTAACGGTCAGTGTTTCCGCCGTCTTTGAAGGAGTCACTAAATCGGGCAGTCTAACGGTTAATCCAGCAGTTAATTTGTCCGCGTTGACATTAAGTCCAACTAGTCTGACGGGAGGGGGCTCTTCCCAGGGTACGGTAACACTGACTGCTGCCGCCCCGAGTGGTGGAGCGGTTGTTTCCCTTGGCGCCGATTCCTCTGCTGCCAGTGTCCCGGCCAGCGTTACGGTGGCGAGCGGTACGACCACGGCCACCTTTACCATCAGCACCACGCCGGTGGCATCTGCCACGTCGGTGACGATCACTGCCGGTTATGGCGGAGTGAATAAAAGCGCCACTGTTACCGTCAACCCGCCGGCTATAGTGAGCAGCCTTGCTGTCAGCCCGACAAGTGTTTCCGGGGGAGTCTCTGCCCTGGGTACGGTAACGCTGTCCGCTGCCGCCCCGAGTGGTGGAGCGGTCGTTTCCCTTGGCGCCGATTCCTCTGCTGCCAGTGTCCCGGCCAGCGTTACGGTGGCGAGCGGTACGACCACGGCCACCTTTACCATCAGCACCTCGCCGGTGGCTGCTGCCACCTCCGTTGCCATCACTGCCGGCTATGGCGGAGTGAATAAAAGCGCCACCGTTACCGTCAACCCGCCGGTTTTGAGCAGCCTTGCCGTCAGTCCGACAAGTGTTGTCGGGGGAACGGCCTCTCAGGGTACGGTCACCCTGAGCGGTGCCGCGCCGAGCGGTGGTTTGACAGTGACAGTGAGTGACAATTCCACCGCAGCCAGTGAACCGGCCAGTGTTACGGTGGTGGGCGGTACGACCACGGCCACCTTTACCATCAGCACCTCGCCGGTGGCTGCTGCCACGCCGGTGACGATCACCGCCGGCTATGGTGGAGTGAATAAAAGCGCCACCGTTACCGTCAACCCGCCGGTTTTGAGCAGCCTTGCCGTCAGTCCGACAAGTGTTGTCGGGGGAACGGCCTCTCAGGGTACGGTCACCCTGAGCGGTGCCGCGCCGAG
- a CDS encoding YdcF family protein: MSKIKPIIIYSLKLLFICWLVIIVLTTSVTLRNWLAAPLVVHRANARGDACYILAGGGALWERLDAAAELVQMGRVKSILLMKDEHTGQFSFKANKTWTRTQWANDYLAWRGISPDRIGWIPQAEGLFGTLTEARTVAKNLPQNVKTLVIVSSAPHMRRSALAFRRALPDDIKLVPYAATSFESSYEMYHPIWLEYLKLFFYFVIA; the protein is encoded by the coding sequence ATGTCAAAGATTAAACCTATAATTATTTATTCCTTAAAGCTACTCTTTATCTGCTGGCTCGTAATTATTGTCCTTACGACTTCAGTAACGTTAAGAAATTGGCTCGCCGCGCCGCTCGTTGTGCATAGGGCAAATGCCCGAGGCGATGCTTGTTATATCCTTGCAGGTGGTGGGGCGCTTTGGGAGAGGCTTGATGCCGCGGCGGAATTAGTGCAAATGGGGAGGGTCAAATCAATTTTATTAATGAAAGATGAGCATACCGGACAGTTTAGTTTCAAGGCCAATAAAACCTGGACCAGAACGCAATGGGCAAACGATTATCTGGCTTGGCGCGGAATTTCACCAGATCGGATTGGGTGGATACCTCAGGCAGAGGGTTTGTTTGGTACTCTTACTGAAGCAAGAACGGTCGCGAAGAATCTGCCCCAAAATGTAAAAACACTGGTGATCGTGAGTTCTGCTCCACATATGCGACGATCGGCTCTGGCTTTTAGAAGAGCATTGCCTGACGATATTAAGCTTGTTCCGTATGCGGCCACTTCTTTTGAAAGTAGCTATGAGATGTACCACCCTATCTGGCTTGAATATTTGAAACTGTTTTTTTATTTTGTAATCGCATAA
- a CDS encoding LamG-like jellyroll fold domain-containing protein produces the protein KPASVTVAGGTTTATFTISTSPVAAATPVTITAGYGGVNKSATITVNPAAVPFVLSVAKAGDGTGVVTSNPAGISCGATCSASFDSGTSVSLTASPDPGSVFSGWSGACSGTGTCTVTSTQSVTATFTRSSGVTAGLVAAYAFNEGTGTTVADASGNGLNGTISGASWVAGKDGNALSFNGVNNLVTVPASNLLDLTTGMTLEGWVYPTNSSGKWGCVLMKETSNFYAYGLYVSPANRPTVFMVINGSEHGFEVPTILTTNTWSHLAATYDGTTLSVYVNGILKGSENISTIIPASSGALRIGGNSIWATEYFTGIIDNVRIFNRALTGTEIQTDMNRN, from the coding sequence AAACCGGCCAGTGTTACGGTGGCGGGCGGTACGACCACGGCCACCTTTACCATCAGCACCTCGCCGGTGGCTGCTGCCACGCCGGTGACGATCACCGCCGGCTATGGTGGAGTGAATAAAAGCGCCACTATTACCGTCAATCCTGCCGCAGTACCTTTCGTACTCTCCGTTGCCAAAGCGGGAGACGGAACGGGTGTTGTGACGTCGAACCCTGCGGGAATCAGTTGTGGCGCCACGTGCAGCGCCAGTTTTGACAGCGGCACGTCGGTTTCTCTGACCGCCTCTCCAGACCCTGGCTCTGTTTTTTCCGGATGGAGTGGCGCTTGCTCGGGTACAGGAACTTGTACGGTAACTTCAACACAGAGCGTGACGGCAACCTTTACCCGCAGTAGTGGGGTAACTGCCGGGTTGGTAGCGGCTTATGCTTTCAATGAAGGAACCGGGACCACTGTTGCCGACGCGTCGGGCAACGGTCTGAACGGGACAATAAGCGGCGCCTCCTGGGTAGCGGGCAAAGACGGCAATGCTCTCTCCTTTAATGGAGTGAACAATTTGGTCACGGTCCCGGCTTCCAACCTGCTCGACCTGACAACGGGGATGACATTGGAGGGGTGGGTATATCCGACCAATAGCTCAGGTAAATGGGGATGCGTCCTCATGAAAGAGACGTCGAACTTTTATGCATACGGCCTTTATGTCAGTCCGGCAAATCGCCCAACTGTTTTTATGGTCATTAACGGTTCGGAACACGGATTTGAAGTACCAACCATCTTGACCACGAACACTTGGAGCCATCTGGCTGCCACTTACGATGGTACAACGCTTAGCGTATATGTTAATGGGATATTGAAGGGTAGTGAGAATATTTCAACGATTATTCCAGCCTCCTCCGGAGCTCTTCGGATCGGTGGTAACAGTATTTGGGCAACGGAGTATTTTACTGGTATTATTGACAATGTTCGGATATTTAATCGAGCACTCACTGGTACCGAAATTCAAACCGATATGAACCGTAATTGA
- a CDS encoding class I SAM-dependent methyltransferase, with translation MMSTADDLRRKYFKDEDHPYNIYEKLINSALKPDWVLLDAGCGREAPVLRKYTGKVGKLIGIDCEEFASPIPGIELVRGDIGNMDSIDSNSIDMVISRAVLEHIQNPELVLKEINRVLKLNGNFVFLVPNLYDYSSIISLLVPNKYHPQIVSKVEGRKVDDVFPTYYKINTKKSVYDIAKLSGFKIDKFEYVGQYPHNLMFNKYLFLVGTCYEKLLERFEFLSFLRGWILVHMIKQNDNT, from the coding sequence ATGATGTCAACGGCAGATGACCTGCGACGTAAATATTTTAAAGATGAAGATCATCCTTATAATATTTATGAAAAGTTAATAAATAGTGCTTTAAAGCCAGATTGGGTTTTGTTAGACGCAGGATGCGGTCGGGAAGCACCTGTTCTAAGAAAATATACCGGTAAGGTTGGAAAATTGATTGGCATTGATTGCGAGGAATTCGCCTCACCAATTCCTGGTATTGAACTGGTTAGAGGCGATATAGGAAATATGGATTCTATTGATAGTAATTCTATTGATATGGTTATATCAAGAGCAGTTTTAGAACATATACAAAATCCTGAATTAGTACTTAAAGAAATCAATAGAGTCCTAAAGCTAAATGGTAATTTTGTTTTTCTTGTACCAAATTTATATGATTATAGTTCAATCATATCATTATTAGTACCAAATAAATATCATCCTCAAATCGTATCTAAAGTTGAGGGACGCAAAGTAGATGACGTATTTCCAACGTATTACAAAATAAATACTAAAAAGTCCGTTTACGATATAGCAAAATTATCAGGGTTTAAAATTGATAAATTTGAATATGTTGGGCAATATCCTCATAATCTCATGTTCAACAAATATTTGTTTTTGGTTGGGACCTGTTATGAAAAATTGTTGGAAAGATTTGAATTTCTTAGCTTTCTAAGAGGATGGATACTGGTGCACATGATAAAGCAGAACGATAATACATAA